The Chryseobacterium sp. G0186 genome includes the window CACTTCCTTCATTAATTGGATAGTAAAGTCTTGTAGGTACATCTCTTGTTTCCGGTTTCACAAATACCCTGAAATCTAATCTTCTTGAGAATTCCCACGATTCAAAACCTCTGTTATGAGCTGCAATCCAAGCCTCATTTCCGATTTTCTGCTTCCACGTTCCAGGTAATGTAGCATAAGCATGCGCAGCCACATAAGCATCACGATCTACAGCAGAAACTTTCCAGAAATCCATTGAAGCCTTGATACCATTAGTAAAATAAGTTGCTGCTGTTCCTCCAACACTATAACCTCTTTCTGCAGCTTCTGCTAACATAAAATTAACTTCTGCAGCATCAAAAAGATAAGCATAATTATCTGGTTTTAAAAGCTCACCATTCACATGTGAAAAACTTCCATATACATTTTCAGAACCATAAATACCGCCTTCATATTGCCCTGATGGAGCTAATGTAAAGTAACTGGCACGTCTTGGGTCTGATTCAGCATTCATTGCATTTAAATAAACATCGGATGGTATAAAATCATTTCTACCACTAGATACCATTTCTATAAAAATAGGGTTAACAAATGGGCCAGCAGCCGCAAATTTCAATCCGATATTTTCAGCATTTGTAAGCACTACACCACTAGATACAGCACTTTCAACAGTTGATTTTGCCAAAGCGTTATCTACATCAGCTAAATTTAGTCCGAGTCTCAGTTTTGTACTGTTTATAAATGCTTTAATTTTATTTTTGTCTCCTCCAAAGATTGCATCACTTGTACCAAAACCCGAAGCAGAAGAAGTTGCCAGTAAAGCAAGGGCTGCATCAGCTCTTTTGATTAGATCTGCATAAATTGTTTTCCCGTCGTCATAGGCAGGATTTGGATATTGATCAACCTTAATAGACTGAGAATATGGAATATCTCCATAAGAGTCTACCAATACACTGTATATATATATTTCTAAAGCTTCAATGGTCGCTATTCTGCTTGCTTTAAGAGAAGCATCCCCAATTGAATTAGTTGCTGTTTTTACCTGTTCCAATTTTAATAATTGAGCATACAGAATATTCCAATGATTATCTGGAACTCTTCTCTTTGGAAGATTATAAACAGACTCGTCAGTATATTGAGTTTCTGACCATTGCTGAGTAAAGAATCTAAAGATATTGATGTTTACACTTGGACTGGTCATCTGTGTAACTAACCCTAATTCTGCTGACGCAAACGTAAATTCCGGATTTACTTCTGCCGGATTTTTAGTATCCTCGTTTAACGTGGTAATGTCCCTTTCGCATGATATTAAAGCCATGCTCGCTATAAAAAGGCCTAATATTGTTTTTTTCATTTTGACTTCTTTTAAAAATTAACAGTAAAGTTAGCACCAATGGTTCTTGTTGTTGGCATTGCTCCGATAGAATAACCTCTTGAAAGGTTCGCCCCTTGCACCCCTGTAGCTGAACCTCCTGTGTATCCTGCTTCAGGATCTGCATAAGGTAAGTTCTTGTGAATAATCCATAGGTTTCTACCAAAGACTCCAAACTTCATCCCCTTAATAAAGGTATTGGCGTATAAGCTTTTTGGAACATCAAAATAGATTGCGGCCTCTCTTAGCTTAATAAACGTAGCATCATATACAAATTCTCTTGCTGCATAATTTCCTGTACGTAGTAATGATCCAGACATTGTCTTTATTGGAACATTATTCTGAACATACTGTCCATTTTGCATTACTACCCCTGGTAATATTGCACCCGGCTCTCTGATCGCCAATGTTTCTGGATAAATACCCGTATCTGTTCCATATAACATATCTCCGGAGAATACACTTCCTCCCTGTTGTCCGTCAATAAGGAAAGTAAAGGTAAATGCCTTGTAGCTGATACTGTTTCTTACACTCCATGTATATTGTGGCATGATATTCCCAAGTACATTGGTTTTTGAAGTTGTGATCATGTATTTTCCAGTATTTGGATCAATGATTCTTTCTCCATCAGGAGAATATACATAATCAGTTCCCCAAATTTGTCCATAAGCCTCACCTGCAGGAGCATTGAACGTTACGTCATTAACCGCTCTTCCTAGCTGTAGGTTGGTCATTCCTTCGTTAAGACTTAAGACCTTGTTCTTATTAACAGCCCAGTTCCAGTTCATATCCCATCTGAAGTTTTCGCTCTTCACAGGAACTAAATTTAACTGAACTTCTATCCCTTTATTTTCCAACTCACCGGCATTAAACCACTTACTTGTATAACCAGATGCTCCAGAAATTGGTACTAATAGGATCTGATCTTTTGAATTTGTTTTATATAAACTCACATCAAATCCAATTCTGTTGTTAAGGAATCTTGCTTCCATACCAACCTCTACCTCTGTAGATCTTTCAGGCTTTAGGTTAGGGTTGTTTTTATAACTGTTTGGATCCACAATTGGGATTCCATTATATAAGTTTTTGATATTTTGAGTATCTATCAATCTGAAGTTATCTGTAGTTTTTCCAACCTGAGCCCAGTTTCCTCTTACTTTTAAGAAAGAAAGCCAGTTTTGATTGATAAGGTTAGACAACACTACAGATCCTGAAATTGATGGGTAAAAATATACATTATTACCACTTGGTAGATTTGAAGACTTATCAACACTTCCGGTACCTTCCAAGAAATAAGTATCCTGATATCCTAAGGAAATCTGACCATAAGCTCTAGGTAACGTAGCAGTAGCTGTATATTCCTGCGTAGGAACAACCTGCCCTGCAGAATTTCTAAGAGCATATAATCCTGGAACAATTAATCCTGCCCCAGATGGATCTGGTTGTGTGGAGGCATCTGTTGTTTCAATAGTATTTCTTCTTAGGGAAGTACCTAATACTCCTCCTAAATTGATCCCGTTATCAAACTTCTTGTTATAATTAGCAAATAAGTCAAAATTGATTTCGTTGGTATATAGATTCCCTAGGTAATATCCTGACGAAGCATTAGCCTGTGGATTTAACGTTGATGGTAAACCAGGAACAATTCCAAAAGATTCCGGGTGGCTACCTACTGCTTTTCTAACTTCTGTTTTTTGGTATGCAAAATCGGATGATAATCTTCCTGTGATAGAAACGGCATTGGAAAGTTTATAGTTTAACATTCCGTACCCAAAGAATCTTGTTCTGTAATCGCTTTGGTAATTTTGGTATCGATCGAAATAAGGGTTATTCCAATATGCCGGTGCCTGGAAATTATCCGGATCATCATATCCATAAGGGTTCCATGTTATGTTTTGTCCACCTGTTCCAAAATAGGCATCTTTCAGTTGAAGAATATCAACATTGGTTTGCCACCATTGTCTGAATCCTGTAAGAATATTATCATTATACCCTGTGCTATTTCTACCTACCGTATTCTGCATGGTTAAGGAAGAATAAACTGAGGCAGTAAGCTTATCAGTTACTTTGTAATCAAATTTTGCAGAAATTGTATTTTTCTTTTGTTCAGAATTTGGAAGAACCCCTGTAGTGATGAAGTTATTATAGTTAAGTAAAATACCTCCGTTTTCATTTCCTTTTTCAATGGTAACTGAATTTGAAGTAGTCTGTGCACTTTCAAAGAAATCAACCGGAGTATGTTTCGCGGCAACCCAAGGAGTTGCTTTATGATATCCTGGCAATTGTGGATACAATGAATACCATTGATAAACCATTAGATTCGGATCAAAAGCTGCTCCTACTGAAGCATCATTACTTGTTCCTACTACAAGATCCATAATGCCATCTCCATCAACATCTCTTTTCAGAAAAGTAGAAGCTGGCCCATACCCTGCTCCATATTTATTTTGATATTTTGCAAATGTAGATCGATCAATTTCTCCGTATTGGTATTCTGTGGAAAGGGTAACTCCCCATTCATTGTCTTTTCGGGATTTTCCTTTTTTGGTAGTAATTACTACAACCCCTGATGAAGCTCTTTCTCCGTATAAAGCAGAAGCGGCAGCACCTTTTAGAACGTTAACACTTTCAATATCATTGGGGTTTAAGTCAGAGATTGAGTTACCTCCGTCAAAAATAGTATAAGCCCCGGAAATGGTACTGTTGTTATTACTGATGGGAACCCCATCTACTACGAAAAGAGCCTGGTTATTTCCTCCAATGGACTTCATCCCCCTGATCACAACACTGGAGGCTCCTCCAAAGTTGGAACTGGTGACTACCTGAACCCCTGCAGCTTTACCCGCCATCTGACTGGAAACGTTTCCTGTATTCGCTCCTTCTCTCAAAACATCTCCCTTAATTTCCTGAGATGCATATCCAAGTGCCTTTTTTTCTCTTTTAATCCCGAGTGCTGTTACTACCACGCCCTCGATTTCTTTTGTTTTAACAGTATCTTTCTTTTCTTGGGCATTGGCCACCGCAATAGAAGAAGACAATACTAGAACAAGAAGACCTGTTGTTAGTTTCTTCATATCAAATTAATTTTGTACCCTACAAATTTGTAAAACTTTCTTAACAACACAAAGGAATTTTTAAAAAAAATATTTATTATTCAATAATTACCAATAAAAACAATAAATAAAATATTAAATTTTGTTAAAAACACATTTTTTAACAAAAACAAAAAAAATTAATCGATATTTCTTTTCATAAACATCAACAACATCAATTATTGACAGCATCTATAAAGATTCATTCTAAATAACACAATAACAATTTGGTTTACAGTAATATAAATCACATTTATTAGAATAATTTTAACATACATCCAGCA containing:
- a CDS encoding SusD/RagB family nutrient-binding outer membrane lipoprotein, coding for MKKTILGLFIASMALISCERDITTLNEDTKNPAEVNPEFTFASAELGLVTQMTSPSVNINIFRFFTQQWSETQYTDESVYNLPKRRVPDNHWNILYAQLLKLEQVKTATNSIGDASLKASRIATIEALEIYIYSVLVDSYGDIPYSQSIKVDQYPNPAYDDGKTIYADLIKRADAALALLATSSASGFGTSDAIFGGDKNKIKAFINSTKLRLGLNLADVDNALAKSTVESAVSSGVVLTNAENIGLKFAAAGPFVNPIFIEMVSSGRNDFIPSDVYLNAMNAESDPRRASYFTLAPSGQYEGGIYGSENVYGSFSHVNGELLKPDNYAYLFDAAEVNFMLAEAAERGYSVGGTAATYFTNGIKASMDFWKVSAVDRDAYVAAHAYATLPGTWKQKIGNEAWIAAHNRGFESWEFSRRLDFRVFVKPETRDVPTRLYYPINEGSVNGVNRANACVKQWGSVDGDVQGAKVFWDKF
- a CDS encoding SusC/RagA family TonB-linked outer membrane protein, producing the protein MKKLTTGLLVLVLSSSIAVANAQEKKDTVKTKEIEGVVVTALGIKREKKALGYASQEIKGDVLREGANTGNVSSQMAGKAAGVQVVTSSNFGGASSVVIRGMKSIGGNNQALFVVDGVPISNNNSTISGAYTIFDGGNSISDLNPNDIESVNVLKGAAASALYGERASSGVVVITTKKGKSRKDNEWGVTLSTEYQYGEIDRSTFAKYQNKYGAGYGPASTFLKRDVDGDGIMDLVVGTSNDASVGAAFDPNLMVYQWYSLYPQLPGYHKATPWVAAKHTPVDFFESAQTTSNSVTIEKGNENGGILLNYNNFITTGVLPNSEQKKNTISAKFDYKVTDKLTASVYSSLTMQNTVGRNSTGYNDNILTGFRQWWQTNVDILQLKDAYFGTGGQNITWNPYGYDDPDNFQAPAYWNNPYFDRYQNYQSDYRTRFFGYGMLNYKLSNAVSITGRLSSDFAYQKTEVRKAVGSHPESFGIVPGLPSTLNPQANASSGYYLGNLYTNEINFDLFANYNKKFDNGINLGGVLGTSLRRNTIETTDASTQPDPSGAGLIVPGLYALRNSAGQVVPTQEYTATATLPRAYGQISLGYQDTYFLEGTGSVDKSSNLPSGNNVYFYPSISGSVVLSNLINQNWLSFLKVRGNWAQVGKTTDNFRLIDTQNIKNLYNGIPIVDPNSYKNNPNLKPERSTEVEVGMEARFLNNRIGFDVSLYKTNSKDQILLVPISGASGYTSKWFNAGELENKGIEVQLNLVPVKSENFRWDMNWNWAVNKNKVLSLNEGMTNLQLGRAVNDVTFNAPAGEAYGQIWGTDYVYSPDGERIIDPNTGKYMITTSKTNVLGNIMPQYTWSVRNSISYKAFTFTFLIDGQQGGSVFSGDMLYGTDTGIYPETLAIREPGAILPGVVMQNGQYVQNNVPIKTMSGSLLRTGNYAAREFVYDATFIKLREAAIYFDVPKSLYANTFIKGMKFGVFGRNLWIIHKNLPYADPEAGYTGGSATGVQGANLSRGYSIGAMPTTRTIGANFTVNF